The region TGAAATGATATTGGATATTTTACTGATGGACAGACCACGTATTTGACGTTTGTGACAACTAGAAGGTTTCCCGCACATTGAATGTAGGCCAGAAGCTAGCATTATGTCCGCATCTCCTCAAACTGAAGCCAACAATGCCCTGTCTTCGAGCCAGCTGCAAAGACATCCGCCAGGTCTAAGGGCTCGCTGGGGTAGCCCTCTGGCAACTGAACTCGGAAACGTCTAAAGAGTGTCCCAAGGATGTACTTCAGCTCAGTGAGAGCAAGATTAGATCCAGGGCAAGACCGGCATCCGTGACCAAATGGAATCCAATTGAACTTCATCCGGTCAGTAGCCTGGAGCCATCGTTCGGGTCTCCATTTTTCAGGCTCCGGAAATACATCTGGGAGACGACCCTGATCATAGGCGGCGGTCGAGGCAATAACCCCTGGGCTGACCTTCATCCCATCGACCTCAATCCATTCCCCTAAGTGTCGCTCTAGGGGTCCTGGGATCATGGGATAAAGTCGCATCGTCTCATAGATGACGCCCTCCAGGTATTGGAGCGAGAGCATCTGTCTCTCGTCGATATTGTCCTTGTCCGGAAACGTGTCGATGAGCTCCCTTTGCAATGCCTCCAATGCTCTGGGGTAGCGTGCAAGTTGGTCACAGGCAAATGCCGCGGTGTGTGATGTGGTAGAACTTCCTGCCGCCAGCATCTCGACCATGTATGCCGGAATGTGCTCACTGGGAATTCTTTTTGTAGGGTCGTCTGAGTGGCTCATAGCCTGAAGCATGCTCAAGACATCCTTCTGATGGCGCTCCTCGGGCCTCGCGTGCCAACGTTCAAGCGCCTCGCGTGCAGTAACATCCATGTCGTTGCAATCTGCTCGCAATTGACGCGTGGTCGAGGACCCTAGAAAACGGGTGTAGGCGTCCAATCCGGGAATGAAGCTTTTGAGAGCAttccaggagctgaaggCGTGGAAGCGACGGAGGAACACAGGCGTCTGATCGAAGCCTTTCGAGAGCAGAGTGTCTTTCTCGCCCCAGAGGATATCGGTGACAATGTCCAAGGCCAGCAGGCGGAAAATCACGACTCCATCAACGGCATTATTGTTGGACACTTTGGGCCTGAGCATGTCGCAGAACTCAGTGATATGGCAAGCCATGCTCTCAACAAGAGTGTCGAGATTCCGGTTTTGGAAACATTGAATGAGGTTATTGCGGGTCGATGCAGCACTGCGGTAGTCCACAAAGCCAAGGGTTGACGTTACGCCTTTCCAGGACCCCATGCTGGCATAGAAACGTGTCTTGGTGGAGGACTTGGCGTAAATTGTCTTCATGGCGGTCTCGTCGGTAGTGTGAATCTGGTCCGGGGCAATGACCACAAGACGACCGTATTTCTGAAGCAGGTCTGAGGCGTATCTTGATCGGCGCCGCTGCCATGTGGCGTACAAGAGAGGGATTCTGGACACGCGAGCCCACCATGGCCCAGGGACATGTCTGACAGGAGACAGCAGGAAGGCATAAAGAAACTAAAAGCCAAGTCAGAACGAGGTTGAAAGACGCTGATGTGAACTTACGGTGTGCACAATAAATAATACGACTAAGGCAGTAATACAGAGCAAAAGGCAGCTCTGTATAAAATGCAAAGCGTGTGCTGCAGGGGTTGGAAGTTGAGCGAAGATCATGCTGGCGGCAGGTGTGGGATTCGAATACCTTGCCAGCTTTGTTCTCCCAGAATGAAGCGACTTATAAGCACAGGGTATCCATCCACTGTTCCTCGTAGACTCCTCTTGATGCCACAAGTATGTTCTGCTGAACACAGCATCCCCCCCTGCCCGGATAATGTGGCAATCGCTCCACCCAGGTTAGATGGTCAACTCTACCAAAGCAAAGACCGGTGAGCAATCCAAATGTCATTATCATATGAGCGGTAGCATTGCTAAATAAAAAACTCTCGTTGTTGGGCACAAACATAGTTTTTTCGCTTCTTTGCTTTATTTGCGGTTGCGCACACATCgtggaaaagagaaagaatacaCCATTACTGCGGCTTGTCCGACCTAATATCACTATGGACATTCCAGTTCTCATCATCGGCACTGGCCCTTCTGGGGCTACTGCAGCCCTTCATCTGGGCCGTCTTGGAGTCAAATCTATCGTTGTATCCCGCCACCGAGGAACTGCCAACACCCCTCGCGCACATATCTTCAACCAGCGGGCGATGGAGGTCCTTCGCGATGCGGGAATAGAAGCCGAGTGTTATAGAGAGGCAAGCTCCATGGAGCGTAGGTTCTGAGCTCTCCCTCATGGTGCCCTGGTTGTACTGACGGCATGATCCAGATATGGCGCACTCTTCCTTCCTGGACAAACTGACTGGCCAAGAGTACGGCCGGCTTTGGGCCTGGGGAAACAAGCCCCAACAAAAGGGCGAGTATGAGGCCGCTAGTCCTTGTTCCATGAGCGATCTTCCTCAGTCACACCTGGAGCCAATTCTGGTCGACGAGGCCAAAAAGCTCGGAGCACAGGTGCGCTTCTACACCGAGTTTGTGAGCGTCACCCAGGACGAGTCTGGCGTGTCCACGATTCTACGAGATCGAGAGACAGAAAGGAGCTACACGATTCGCTCGGAGTACCTCCTTGGCTGCGACGGAGCGCGCAGTGCCGTTGTGAGCGCACTGGGAATCCCAATTACAGGGAGACAAATCAACACGGCGTTCAACGTGCATATTCAAGCGGATCTCACCAAATACATCGCTCATCGACCAGGAAGCCTCAATTGGATCCTGAATCCAGAGGCGCCAGACTGGTCCGCTGTTGGGAATTTCCGAATGGTGCGTCCCTGGCACGAATGGGTTGTCTCGATGCACCCGGCCTCGAAGAATGGCAAGCGACATACCCCCAGCGAGGGAGACATCATCAAACGTCTGCATCAGATGATTGGCGACACAGGAATACCCATCAAAGTGCTTTCGACATTCGAATGGACCATCAACGACCAGGTCGCCGATTACTGGCAGCGGGATCGGATCCTATGCATTGGAGACGCCGTTCATCGGCACCCTCCCATCAATGGGTTAGGTAGCAACACATGCCTGTCCGATGCATTCAACATTGCCTGGAAGCTCGCGTATGTCATTAGAGGCATCGCCAGGCCTGCCCTCTTAGAGACTCTCGGCGTCGAACGGAAGCCCGTTGGGGACAGCATTGTTCGCCGCGCCAATGCCGGCATGGAAGCACATCGGACCCTGTGGTCTATTATTGGGCTGGCTCCAGAGGACCGGCAAAGGGCATTGGTAATGCTTTCAGAAGACAGCCCTGCTGGTCGACGCAAGCGGAGAGATTGGACGAATGCCCTGGAGGCCATCGATGCCGAGGTGCAGGCACTGGGGATCCAAATGAACCAATGCTATGTTGGGTCTCCAGGTATCATCGCAGAGGCTGGCGACTCCTCTCCTGATTTTAACACACTTGACCCGATCAAGCAGCTCAAGGT is a window of Aspergillus puulaauensis MK2 DNA, chromosome 4, nearly complete sequence DNA encoding:
- a CDS encoding uncharacterized protein (COG:C,H;~EggNog:ENOG410PVMA;~InterPro:IPR036188,IPR002938;~PFAM:PF01494;~go_function: GO:0071949 - FAD binding [Evidence IEA]) — its product is MDIPVLIIGTGPSGATAALHLGRLGVKSIVVSRHRGTANTPRAHIFNQRAMEVLRDAGIEAECYREASSMEHMAHSSFLDKLTGQEYGRLWAWGNKPQQKGEYEAASPCSMSDLPQSHLEPILVDEAKKLGAQVRFYTEFVSVTQDESGVSTILRDRETERSYTIRSEYLLGCDGARSAVVSALGIPITGRQINTAFNVHIQADLTKYIAHRPGSLNWILNPEAPDWSAVGNFRMVRPWHEWVVSMHPASKNGKRHTPSEGDIIKRLHQMIGDTGIPIKVLSTFEWTINDQVADYWQRDRILCIGDAVHRHPPINGLGSNTCLSDAFNIAWKLAYVIRGIARPALLETLGVERKPVGDSIVRRANAGMEAHRTLWSIIGLAPEDRQRALVMLSEDSPAGRRKRRDWTNALEAIDAEVQALGIQMNQCYVGSPGIIAEAGDSSPDFNTLDPIKQLKVSTYPGYHLPHVWLSKNSQSMRESTLDLAGHGRFALFTGVGGDCWISAAKALTASAWGVEVVGYKVGFGGDYMDCYREWAQVRGVNEDGVVLVRPDHFIAWRHPCRSDHAEAQLRCVLEKILGF
- a CDS encoding uncharacterized protein (COG:Q;~EggNog:ENOG410Q1YT;~InterPro:IPR001128,IPR017972,IPR002401,IPR036396;~PFAM:PF00067;~TransMembrane:1 (i20-42o);~go_function: GO:0005506 - iron ion binding [Evidence IEA];~go_function: GO:0016705 - oxidoreductase activity, acting on paired donors, with incorporation or reduction of molecular oxygen [Evidence IEA];~go_function: GO:0020037 - heme binding [Evidence IEA];~go_process: GO:0055114 - oxidation-reduction process [Evidence IEA]); this translates as MIFAQLPTPAAHALHFIQSCLLLCITALVVLFIVHTFLYAFLLSPVRHVPGPWWARVSRIPLLYATWQRRRSRYASDLLQKYGRLVVIAPDQIHTTDETAMKTIYAKSSTKTRFYASMGSWKGVTSTLGFVDYRSAASTRNNLIQCFQNRNLDTLVESMACHITEFCDMLRPKVSNNNAVDGVVIFRLLALDIVTDILWGEKDTLLSKGFDQTPVFLRRFHAFSSWNALKSFIPGLDAYTRFLGSSTTRQLRADCNDMDVTAREALERWHARPEERHQKDVLSMLQAMSHSDDPTKRIPSEHIPAYMVEMLAAGSSTTSHTAAFACDQLARYPRALEALQRELIDTFPDKDNIDERQMLSLQYLEGVIYETMRLYPMIPGPLERHLGEWIEVDGMKVSPGVIASTAAYDQGRLPDVFPEPEKWRPERWLQATDRMKFNWIPFGHGCRSCPGSNLALTELKYILGTLFRRFRVQLPEGYPSEPLDLADVFAAGSKTGHCWLQFEEMRT